One genomic segment of Syngnathus typhle isolate RoL2023-S1 ecotype Sweden linkage group LG8, RoL_Styp_1.0, whole genome shotgun sequence includes these proteins:
- the pik3ap1 gene encoding phosphoinositide 3-kinase adapter protein 1 isoform X3 produces MSEPELSGSLQVLLRPSHRVLALLCGVTEEDVLTADRFEDWSSWKKLHAEDDPALYVSSILETVSNSQVMSGRRSSKDDEHATTGFSVSEEMSPHSHLNCLTVQPTRLLCGAQERIFIIFNDKLVGLSSPQVEFSSRNNAPEYFPCTVVNDYTISLSAPEMPEGEISLTLCSKQSRISLKCVTYYTNMGEVSRCLENVADPINFLCQAFNLTSNSVEFLDNILTDSIKSKMPACLQLFGIEQIEENNMTTCKRNEELPTLLHFAAKYGLKKLTSVLLQIPGALQSYSVMNKNGDYPNTLAEKNGFPDLREFIDEVVLTTDMLKSDDPEESTDDYEDMSTKTSSGYASDMCVSMLGINPECADDLYEVMNAAVENPDDVMLRTFFQGEQPSKQHFGMAMMQNLKKMFLLSAKPHNVIVQDEREPPKCEQMESNDPDGTDHEFDPYDLSSEDIYDTLDENNCHNAAVLSRPPAPIPRPEMKPEPERPVTFISRVFSDKATSQSQTTETSNQKARSATDPLPVYDLFAGMKTPGQRQLITLQEKVKVGQITVDEAVGEFKAWQLDHDSRASSVRYQQENLKRLRASINRRHNERDKSGKELDYEISAPLQRNSFWGATVTLECAVYDSTPRTLLPSSSVAQPIQRGSWKTGSTSSTSSTESNRLSTHSNLSYSSGPEPDLEDSSESLPLPPRPPRPPDAAPLIPPRIPPRNSQSTSDSMLHERYVSCLTRVPPQRPPQRHNNSAPPLPRRLR; encoded by the exons ATGTCCGAGCCCGAGCTGAGCGGAAGCCTTCAGGTGCTTCTCCGGCCATCGCACAGAGTGTTGGCGCTGTTGTGTGGTGTGACTGAAGAAGACGTACTCACAGCTGATCGCTTTGAAGACTGGTCAAGTTGGAAGAAACTGCATGCTGAGGATGACCCTGCTCTCTATGTCTCTTCCATTTTGGAGACAGTTTCTAACA GTCAAGTGATGTCAGGAAGGAGGTCGTCAAAAGATGATGAACATGCAACCACGGGTTTTTCAGTGAGTGAGGAAATGAGCCCACATTCACACCTCAACTGCCTCACTGTTCAACCAACCCGACTTCTGTGTGGG GCACAGGAACGTATTTTTATCATCTTCAATGATAAATTAGTTGGTCTCTCATCACCACAAGTGGAGTTTTCTTCTAGAAATAACGCACCAGAATATTTTCCATGCACCGTTGTGAATGACTACACAATAAGTCTAAGCGCACCAG AAATGCCCGAAGGTGAGATATCACTCACCTTGTGCTCGAAGCAATCACGTATAAGCTTGAAGTGTGTTACATATTATACCAACATGGGAGAAGTCAGCCGCTGTCTTGAAAATGTTGCCGATCCCATAAATTTCCTCTGCCAG GCCTTCAATTTGACGTCCAATTCAGTTGAGTTTTTGGACAACATTTTAACCGACTCAATAAAATCCAAGATGCCAGCATGTCTTCAGCTGTTTGGGATTGAGCAGATAGAGGAGAACAATATGACGACAT GTAAGCGCAATGAGGAACTTCCAACGTTGCTCCATTTTGCTGCAAAGTATGGTCTGAAGAAGTTGACGAGCGTTCTACTTCAGATTCCCGGGGCGTTGCAATCTTACAGCGTGATGAACAAAAATGGAGATTATCCAAACACGTTGGCGGAAAAAAATGGCTTCCCAGATCTCCGAGAGTTTATTGATGAAGTTGTT CTGACTACAGATATGCTCAAATCTGATGATCCAGAAGAGAGTACAGACGACTATGAAGACATGTCAACCAAAACGAGCTCAGGTTATGCCAGCGACATGTGTGTCTCAATGCTGGGAATAAACCCCGAGTGTGCAGACGATCTAT ATGAAGTGATGAATGCCGCCGTGGAAAATCCAGATGATGTGATGTTGAGGACGTTTTTTCAAGGTGAACAACCGTCAAAGCAACATTTTGGAATGGCAATGAtgcaaaatctaaaaaaaatgtttttactttcAGCGAAACCTCACAACGTTATAGTCCAGGATGAAAGAGAACCACCTAAATGTGAGCAAATGGAGTCCAATGACCCGGATGGAACTGATCATGAGTTTGACCCATACGACCTCTCGAGTGAAGATATTTATGATACTTTGGATGAAAATAATTGCCACAATGCAGCAGTCCTTTCCCGACCGCCGGCCCCGATCCCGAGACCTGAAATGAAGCCTGAACCCGAAAGGCctgtcacttttatttcaaGAG TATTTTCAGATAAAGCGACGTCCCAAAGTCAAACGACGGAAACTTCAAATCAGAAAG CTCGGTCTGCGACGGACCCCCTACCTGTGTATGACTTATTTGCCGGGATGAAGACACCTGGTCAGAGACAACTCATAACCCTGCAGGAGAAGGTCAAAGTAGGTCAAATTACCGTGGATGAAGCTGTCGGGGAATTCAAAGCTTGGCAGCTGGACCATGACAGCAGAGCAAGCTCAGTGCGCTATCAACAG GAGAATCTGAAAAGACTAAGAGCAAGCATCAACAGGCGTCACAATGAGAGAGACAAGTCAGGGAAGGAACTTG ATTACGAGATAAGCGCTCCACTGCAGAGAAATTCCTTTTGGGGAGCCACCGTAACATTGGAGTGCGCTGTATACGACTCCACGCCCAGAACGCTGCTCCCGTCCTCTTCAGTAGCTCAGCCGATCCAAAGAGGAAGTTGGAAGACCGGGAGTACATCCAGTACATCCA GTACTGAAAGCAACAGACTCAGCACTCATAGCAATTTAAGCTACAGCAGCGGCCCAGAGCCTGATTTAGAG GACTCTTCAGAAAGCCTCCCTCTTCCACCGAGACCTCCACGGCCTCCTGATGCTGCTCCACTTATTCCGCCCCGAATTCCTCCGCGCAATTCTCAAAG CACGTCGGATAGCATGTTGCACGAGCGTTATGTCTCCTGCCTGACCCGGGTGCCTCCTCAAAGACCTCCTCAAAGACACAACAACtctgctcctcctcttccacgTCGATTGCGGTGA
- the pik3ap1 gene encoding phosphoinositide 3-kinase adapter protein 1 isoform X1 — translation MEEQISCGNSVNSTTLSNHEVLILHTVEAQEWAAYLQQIVQKSSKKFHKSSILLYTISSADQLQDSNFKKNPHNFKCIVLLLTGGFIDLMSEPELSGSLQVLLRPSHRVLALLCGVTEEDVLTADRFEDWSSWKKLHAEDDPALYVSSILETVSNSQVMSGRRSSKDDEHATTGFSVSEEMSPHSHLNCLTVQPTRLLCGAQERIFIIFNDKLVGLSSPQVEFSSRNNAPEYFPCTVVNDYTISLSAPEMPEGEISLTLCSKQSRISLKCVTYYTNMGEVSRCLENVADPINFLCQAFNLTSNSVEFLDNILTDSIKSKMPACLQLFGIEQIEENNMTTCKRNEELPTLLHFAAKYGLKKLTSVLLQIPGALQSYSVMNKNGDYPNTLAEKNGFPDLREFIDEVVLTTDMLKSDDPEESTDDYEDMSTKTSSGYASDMCVSMLGINPECADDLYEVMNAAVENPDDVMLRTFFQGEQPSKQHFGMAMMQNLKKMFLLSAKPHNVIVQDEREPPKCEQMESNDPDGTDHEFDPYDLSSEDIYDTLDENNCHNAAVLSRPPAPIPRPEMKPEPERPVTFISRVFSDKATSQSQTTETSNQKARSATDPLPVYDLFAGMKTPGQRQLITLQEKVKVGQITVDEAVGEFKAWQLDHDSRASSVRYQQENLKRLRASINRRHNERDKSGKELDYEISAPLQRNSFWGATVTLECAVYDSTPRTLLPSSSVAQPIQRGSWKTGSTSSTSSTESNRLSTHSNLSYSSGPEPDLEDSSESLPLPPRPPRPPDAAPLIPPRIPPRNSQSTSDSMLHERYVSCLTRVPPQRPPQRHNNSAPPLPRRLR, via the exons ATGGAAGAGCAAATCTCTTGTGGGAACTCAG ttaaTTCCACAACCCTGTCAAACCACGAGGTGTTAATTCTGCACACTGTCGAGGCACAGGAATGGGCAGCATATTTGCAGCAGATCGTGCAAAAGAGCTCCAAGAAGTTCCACAAGAGCTCCATTTTACTTTATACCATCTCCTCAGCTGATCAGCTCCAAGattccaactttaaaaaaaatccccacaaTTTCAAATGCATCGTGCTGCTCCTCACCGGAGGATTCATAGACTTAATGTCCGAGCCCGAGCTGAGCGGAAGCCTTCAGGTGCTTCTCCGGCCATCGCACAGAGTGTTGGCGCTGTTGTGTGGTGTGACTGAAGAAGACGTACTCACAGCTGATCGCTTTGAAGACTGGTCAAGTTGGAAGAAACTGCATGCTGAGGATGACCCTGCTCTCTATGTCTCTTCCATTTTGGAGACAGTTTCTAACA GTCAAGTGATGTCAGGAAGGAGGTCGTCAAAAGATGATGAACATGCAACCACGGGTTTTTCAGTGAGTGAGGAAATGAGCCCACATTCACACCTCAACTGCCTCACTGTTCAACCAACCCGACTTCTGTGTGGG GCACAGGAACGTATTTTTATCATCTTCAATGATAAATTAGTTGGTCTCTCATCACCACAAGTGGAGTTTTCTTCTAGAAATAACGCACCAGAATATTTTCCATGCACCGTTGTGAATGACTACACAATAAGTCTAAGCGCACCAG AAATGCCCGAAGGTGAGATATCACTCACCTTGTGCTCGAAGCAATCACGTATAAGCTTGAAGTGTGTTACATATTATACCAACATGGGAGAAGTCAGCCGCTGTCTTGAAAATGTTGCCGATCCCATAAATTTCCTCTGCCAG GCCTTCAATTTGACGTCCAATTCAGTTGAGTTTTTGGACAACATTTTAACCGACTCAATAAAATCCAAGATGCCAGCATGTCTTCAGCTGTTTGGGATTGAGCAGATAGAGGAGAACAATATGACGACAT GTAAGCGCAATGAGGAACTTCCAACGTTGCTCCATTTTGCTGCAAAGTATGGTCTGAAGAAGTTGACGAGCGTTCTACTTCAGATTCCCGGGGCGTTGCAATCTTACAGCGTGATGAACAAAAATGGAGATTATCCAAACACGTTGGCGGAAAAAAATGGCTTCCCAGATCTCCGAGAGTTTATTGATGAAGTTGTT CTGACTACAGATATGCTCAAATCTGATGATCCAGAAGAGAGTACAGACGACTATGAAGACATGTCAACCAAAACGAGCTCAGGTTATGCCAGCGACATGTGTGTCTCAATGCTGGGAATAAACCCCGAGTGTGCAGACGATCTAT ATGAAGTGATGAATGCCGCCGTGGAAAATCCAGATGATGTGATGTTGAGGACGTTTTTTCAAGGTGAACAACCGTCAAAGCAACATTTTGGAATGGCAATGAtgcaaaatctaaaaaaaatgtttttactttcAGCGAAACCTCACAACGTTATAGTCCAGGATGAAAGAGAACCACCTAAATGTGAGCAAATGGAGTCCAATGACCCGGATGGAACTGATCATGAGTTTGACCCATACGACCTCTCGAGTGAAGATATTTATGATACTTTGGATGAAAATAATTGCCACAATGCAGCAGTCCTTTCCCGACCGCCGGCCCCGATCCCGAGACCTGAAATGAAGCCTGAACCCGAAAGGCctgtcacttttatttcaaGAG TATTTTCAGATAAAGCGACGTCCCAAAGTCAAACGACGGAAACTTCAAATCAGAAAG CTCGGTCTGCGACGGACCCCCTACCTGTGTATGACTTATTTGCCGGGATGAAGACACCTGGTCAGAGACAACTCATAACCCTGCAGGAGAAGGTCAAAGTAGGTCAAATTACCGTGGATGAAGCTGTCGGGGAATTCAAAGCTTGGCAGCTGGACCATGACAGCAGAGCAAGCTCAGTGCGCTATCAACAG GAGAATCTGAAAAGACTAAGAGCAAGCATCAACAGGCGTCACAATGAGAGAGACAAGTCAGGGAAGGAACTTG ATTACGAGATAAGCGCTCCACTGCAGAGAAATTCCTTTTGGGGAGCCACCGTAACATTGGAGTGCGCTGTATACGACTCCACGCCCAGAACGCTGCTCCCGTCCTCTTCAGTAGCTCAGCCGATCCAAAGAGGAAGTTGGAAGACCGGGAGTACATCCAGTACATCCA GTACTGAAAGCAACAGACTCAGCACTCATAGCAATTTAAGCTACAGCAGCGGCCCAGAGCCTGATTTAGAG GACTCTTCAGAAAGCCTCCCTCTTCCACCGAGACCTCCACGGCCTCCTGATGCTGCTCCACTTATTCCGCCCCGAATTCCTCCGCGCAATTCTCAAAG CACGTCGGATAGCATGTTGCACGAGCGTTATGTCTCCTGCCTGACCCGGGTGCCTCCTCAAAGACCTCCTCAAAGACACAACAACtctgctcctcctcttccacgTCGATTGCGGTGA
- the fam204a gene encoding protein FAM204A isoform X1, producing the protein MNMYSGLLPKDLTEDDLSPDDQEEEHESQVVEVINNNPDVKTSTVINATNEASTCCLPGISQEMWQKFNDLRKKKDEKKMMKLPRKKRRKRRQCKKETEGKEPTETSRERQEELEKHWDGLKQYFGVNDRFHPPACSNPPQKSGLEKSIERAIAEGDTAKAEEMSDRLATRELAVKIAEAADCRDFVQHKQEEDALRAAKKRKKEIAWGFEAKKRWETKSNMGYM; encoded by the exons ATGAATATGTACAGCGGGCTTCTGCCCAAGGACTTAACAGAAGACGATCTCAGTCCGGATGATCAGGAAGAGGAGCATGAGAGTCAAGTCGTGGAAGTAATAAACAATAACCCCGACGTGAAGACTTCTACGGTTATTAATGCTACAAATGAAGCATCGACATGCTGCCTGCCTGGTATATCCCAGGAAATGTGGCAA AAATTTAATGATCTGCGTAAGAAGAAAGACGagaagaagatgatgaaactcccgaggaaaaaaagaagaaaaagacgacAATGCAAGAAAG AAACAGAGGGCAAAGAGCCAACAGAGACGAG CAGAGAGCGTcaggaggagctggagaagcACTGGGACGGGCTAAAGCAGTATTTTGGTGTAAATGATCGATTTCATCCCCCTGCATGTTCCAACCCCCCTCAAAAG TCCGGCCTAGAAAAGAGCATAGAGAGGGCCATCGCTGAAGGGGACACTGCAAAGGCGGAGGAGATGAGCGACAGACTCGCCACTCGAGAG CTGGCTGTGAAAATCGCCGAAGCCGCTGATTGCCGTGACTTTGTGCAGCACAAACAGGAAGAGGACGCTTTGAGGGCagcgaagaaaagaaagaaggaaatagCTTGGGG gttCGAGGCGAAAAAACGATGGGAAACCAAAAGCAACATGGGTTACATGTGA
- the fam204a gene encoding protein FAM204A isoform X2 produces the protein MNMYSGLLPKDLTEDDLSPDDQEEEHESQVVEVINNNPDVKTSTVINATNEASTCCLPGISQEMWQKFNDLRKKKDEKKMMKLPRKKRRKRRQCKKETEGKEPTETRERQEELEKHWDGLKQYFGVNDRFHPPACSNPPQKSGLEKSIERAIAEGDTAKAEEMSDRLATRELAVKIAEAADCRDFVQHKQEEDALRAAKKRKKEIAWGFEAKKRWETKSNMGYM, from the exons ATGAATATGTACAGCGGGCTTCTGCCCAAGGACTTAACAGAAGACGATCTCAGTCCGGATGATCAGGAAGAGGAGCATGAGAGTCAAGTCGTGGAAGTAATAAACAATAACCCCGACGTGAAGACTTCTACGGTTATTAATGCTACAAATGAAGCATCGACATGCTGCCTGCCTGGTATATCCCAGGAAATGTGGCAA AAATTTAATGATCTGCGTAAGAAGAAAGACGagaagaagatgatgaaactcccgaggaaaaaaagaagaaaaagacgacAATGCAAGAAAG AAACAGAGGGCAAAGAGCCAACAGAGACGAG AGAGCGTcaggaggagctggagaagcACTGGGACGGGCTAAAGCAGTATTTTGGTGTAAATGATCGATTTCATCCCCCTGCATGTTCCAACCCCCCTCAAAAG TCCGGCCTAGAAAAGAGCATAGAGAGGGCCATCGCTGAAGGGGACACTGCAAAGGCGGAGGAGATGAGCGACAGACTCGCCACTCGAGAG CTGGCTGTGAAAATCGCCGAAGCCGCTGATTGCCGTGACTTTGTGCAGCACAAACAGGAAGAGGACGCTTTGAGGGCagcgaagaaaagaaagaaggaaatagCTTGGGG gttCGAGGCGAAAAAACGATGGGAAACCAAAAGCAACATGGGTTACATGTGA
- the pik3ap1 gene encoding phosphoinositide 3-kinase adapter protein 1 isoform X2 has protein sequence MEEQISCGNSVNSTTLSNHEVLILHTVEAQEWAAYLQQIVQKSSKKFHKSSILLYTISSADQLQDSNFKKNPHNFKCIVLLLTGGFIDLMSEPELSGSLQVLLRPSHRVLALLCGVTEEDVLTADRFEDWSSWKKLHAEDDPALYVSSILETVSNSQVMSGRRSSKDDEHATTGFSVSEEMSPHSHLNCLTVQPTRLLCGAQERIFIIFNDKLVGLSSPQVEFSSRNNAPEYFPCTVVNDYTISLSAPEMPEGEISLTLCSKQSRISLKCVTYYTNMGEVSRCLENVADPINFLCQAFNLTSNSVEFLDNILTDSIKSKMPACLQLFGIEQIEENNMTTCKRNEELPTLLHFAAKYGLKKLTSVLLQIPGALQSYSVMNKNGDYPNTLAEKNGFPDLREFIDEVVLTTDMLKSDDPEESTDDYEDMSTKTSSGYASDMCVSMLGINPECADDLYEVMNAAVENPDDVMLRTFFQAKPHNVIVQDEREPPKCEQMESNDPDGTDHEFDPYDLSSEDIYDTLDENNCHNAAVLSRPPAPIPRPEMKPEPERPVTFISRVFSDKATSQSQTTETSNQKARSATDPLPVYDLFAGMKTPGQRQLITLQEKVKVGQITVDEAVGEFKAWQLDHDSRASSVRYQQENLKRLRASINRRHNERDKSGKELDYEISAPLQRNSFWGATVTLECAVYDSTPRTLLPSSSVAQPIQRGSWKTGSTSSTSSTESNRLSTHSNLSYSSGPEPDLEDSSESLPLPPRPPRPPDAAPLIPPRIPPRNSQSTSDSMLHERYVSCLTRVPPQRPPQRHNNSAPPLPRRLR, from the exons ATGGAAGAGCAAATCTCTTGTGGGAACTCAG ttaaTTCCACAACCCTGTCAAACCACGAGGTGTTAATTCTGCACACTGTCGAGGCACAGGAATGGGCAGCATATTTGCAGCAGATCGTGCAAAAGAGCTCCAAGAAGTTCCACAAGAGCTCCATTTTACTTTATACCATCTCCTCAGCTGATCAGCTCCAAGattccaactttaaaaaaaatccccacaaTTTCAAATGCATCGTGCTGCTCCTCACCGGAGGATTCATAGACTTAATGTCCGAGCCCGAGCTGAGCGGAAGCCTTCAGGTGCTTCTCCGGCCATCGCACAGAGTGTTGGCGCTGTTGTGTGGTGTGACTGAAGAAGACGTACTCACAGCTGATCGCTTTGAAGACTGGTCAAGTTGGAAGAAACTGCATGCTGAGGATGACCCTGCTCTCTATGTCTCTTCCATTTTGGAGACAGTTTCTAACA GTCAAGTGATGTCAGGAAGGAGGTCGTCAAAAGATGATGAACATGCAACCACGGGTTTTTCAGTGAGTGAGGAAATGAGCCCACATTCACACCTCAACTGCCTCACTGTTCAACCAACCCGACTTCTGTGTGGG GCACAGGAACGTATTTTTATCATCTTCAATGATAAATTAGTTGGTCTCTCATCACCACAAGTGGAGTTTTCTTCTAGAAATAACGCACCAGAATATTTTCCATGCACCGTTGTGAATGACTACACAATAAGTCTAAGCGCACCAG AAATGCCCGAAGGTGAGATATCACTCACCTTGTGCTCGAAGCAATCACGTATAAGCTTGAAGTGTGTTACATATTATACCAACATGGGAGAAGTCAGCCGCTGTCTTGAAAATGTTGCCGATCCCATAAATTTCCTCTGCCAG GCCTTCAATTTGACGTCCAATTCAGTTGAGTTTTTGGACAACATTTTAACCGACTCAATAAAATCCAAGATGCCAGCATGTCTTCAGCTGTTTGGGATTGAGCAGATAGAGGAGAACAATATGACGACAT GTAAGCGCAATGAGGAACTTCCAACGTTGCTCCATTTTGCTGCAAAGTATGGTCTGAAGAAGTTGACGAGCGTTCTACTTCAGATTCCCGGGGCGTTGCAATCTTACAGCGTGATGAACAAAAATGGAGATTATCCAAACACGTTGGCGGAAAAAAATGGCTTCCCAGATCTCCGAGAGTTTATTGATGAAGTTGTT CTGACTACAGATATGCTCAAATCTGATGATCCAGAAGAGAGTACAGACGACTATGAAGACATGTCAACCAAAACGAGCTCAGGTTATGCCAGCGACATGTGTGTCTCAATGCTGGGAATAAACCCCGAGTGTGCAGACGATCTAT ATGAAGTGATGAATGCCGCCGTGGAAAATCCAGATGATGTGATGTTGAGGACGTTTTTTCAAG CGAAACCTCACAACGTTATAGTCCAGGATGAAAGAGAACCACCTAAATGTGAGCAAATGGAGTCCAATGACCCGGATGGAACTGATCATGAGTTTGACCCATACGACCTCTCGAGTGAAGATATTTATGATACTTTGGATGAAAATAATTGCCACAATGCAGCAGTCCTTTCCCGACCGCCGGCCCCGATCCCGAGACCTGAAATGAAGCCTGAACCCGAAAGGCctgtcacttttatttcaaGAG TATTTTCAGATAAAGCGACGTCCCAAAGTCAAACGACGGAAACTTCAAATCAGAAAG CTCGGTCTGCGACGGACCCCCTACCTGTGTATGACTTATTTGCCGGGATGAAGACACCTGGTCAGAGACAACTCATAACCCTGCAGGAGAAGGTCAAAGTAGGTCAAATTACCGTGGATGAAGCTGTCGGGGAATTCAAAGCTTGGCAGCTGGACCATGACAGCAGAGCAAGCTCAGTGCGCTATCAACAG GAGAATCTGAAAAGACTAAGAGCAAGCATCAACAGGCGTCACAATGAGAGAGACAAGTCAGGGAAGGAACTTG ATTACGAGATAAGCGCTCCACTGCAGAGAAATTCCTTTTGGGGAGCCACCGTAACATTGGAGTGCGCTGTATACGACTCCACGCCCAGAACGCTGCTCCCGTCCTCTTCAGTAGCTCAGCCGATCCAAAGAGGAAGTTGGAAGACCGGGAGTACATCCAGTACATCCA GTACTGAAAGCAACAGACTCAGCACTCATAGCAATTTAAGCTACAGCAGCGGCCCAGAGCCTGATTTAGAG GACTCTTCAGAAAGCCTCCCTCTTCCACCGAGACCTCCACGGCCTCCTGATGCTGCTCCACTTATTCCGCCCCGAATTCCTCCGCGCAATTCTCAAAG CACGTCGGATAGCATGTTGCACGAGCGTTATGTCTCCTGCCTGACCCGGGTGCCTCCTCAAAGACCTCCTCAAAGACACAACAACtctgctcctcctcttccacgTCGATTGCGGTGA